One Novosphingobium sp. G106 DNA segment encodes these proteins:
- a CDS encoding FABP family protein has protein sequence MAEIPDDIFTEQDADPNTLAKLGPLTRLAGIWASQGPRGADVNPKAEGPEHRIYSERFEAHAIDAQSNGPQLFYGLRYHTHINAPEEDATFHDQTGYWLYEPDTGLILQTVSIPRGQVALAKGFAAPDARSFKLTSVRGSTENGICSTSFLEQAFRTDSYSIEVTFNADGSWSYVTETMMAVRGQEGIFNHKDQNTLFKVGEPNPNPLSLIVGQGPI, from the coding sequence ATGGCGGAGATTCCGGACGACATTTTCACCGAGCAGGACGCCGATCCCAACACCTTGGCCAAGCTCGGTCCGCTGACGCGGCTCGCCGGCATCTGGGCCAGCCAGGGGCCGCGCGGCGCCGACGTCAATCCCAAGGCCGAGGGCCCCGAGCATCGCATCTATAGCGAGCGGTTCGAAGCCCATGCGATCGACGCGCAGTCGAATGGCCCGCAGCTGTTCTACGGTCTGCGCTACCACACCCACATCAATGCGCCCGAAGAGGATGCGACCTTCCACGACCAGACCGGTTACTGGCTTTACGAGCCCGACACCGGCCTGATCCTGCAGACCGTGTCGATCCCGCGCGGCCAGGTGGCGCTGGCCAAGGGCTTCGCCGCTCCCGACGCGAGGAGCTTCAAGCTCACTTCGGTCCGCGGCTCGACCGAAAACGGCATCTGCTCGACCAGCTTCCTCGAACAGGCCTTCCGGACGGACTCCTATTCGATCGAGGTCACGTTCAATGCCGACGGTTCGTGGAGCTATGTCACCGAGACGATGATGGCGGTGCGCGGGCAAGAGGGGATCTTCAACCACAAGGACCAGAACACGCTGTTCAAGGTGGGCGAGCCCAATCCCAACCCGCTCTCGCTGATCGTCGGCCAGGGACCGATCTAA
- a CDS encoding glycosyltransferase family 41 protein encodes MNSAAGLLRNQPDEAPPQSTIDGLLALYQAGCLAEAVREGEVLVARYPRSLMIYNILGAACIGLGAFEKAEAAFRNALAFASGHAELHNNLGAALEAQGRFDEALTVFEHAAALNPSYASAYYNQGNILRKTQRFPEAVACYERALELKPDYAEAYNNLGLVQRQLRALPEAIASFERAIALNPGGAEAYNNIGLALQQLNRPADAIPFYQHALSLNPAYPDPLQNIASALADVKDYLASAKAFELALARDPGNVVARAQMAFVKMQICDFSAERVLPSFEELAERAPALLPPWMMLAFGDDPAWHLRCSQTWARASHHAQPTPAPMKAEPNERIRVGYFSADFQSHATLHLMAGLLREHDRERFEIVAYSYGAFGNDVTRSQLIDDVEHFIDIQHLSDAEVLDLVREHELDIAVDLKGYTEQSRSHLFAHRLAPVQINYIGYPGSMGCPSMDYLIADRQVIPEESRRFYSENLITLPGCYQPNDDRRAIAETGASRADFGLPQDGFVFCAFHQSYKMGRDEFDIWMRLLGQVAGSVLWLLRSNDWVEANLRREAEARGIDPDRLVFADKVPQDQHLARLRLADLFLDTFNVNAHTTASDALWAGLPFVTKAGRQFAARVGASVLQAIGLPELITESEAEYEALVLELATQPTRLAEIRVRLEGNRLSQSLFDTVRYTRKLEEGYVAALQRHVEGLAPADIAIA; translated from the coding sequence ATGAACAGCGCCGCCGGCCTATTGCGAAACCAACCGGACGAGGCGCCGCCTCAATCGACTATCGATGGCCTGCTCGCGCTCTATCAGGCCGGCTGCCTGGCCGAAGCGGTCCGCGAGGGTGAGGTGCTCGTCGCGCGCTACCCGCGTTCGCTCATGATCTACAACATCCTCGGCGCGGCCTGCATCGGCCTGGGCGCTTTCGAGAAGGCGGAAGCCGCGTTCCGCAATGCCCTTGCCTTTGCGAGCGGGCATGCCGAGTTGCACAACAACCTCGGCGCGGCGCTGGAGGCGCAGGGCAGGTTCGACGAGGCGCTCACGGTCTTCGAACATGCCGCGGCGCTCAATCCCAGCTACGCTTCTGCGTATTACAATCAGGGCAACATCCTGCGCAAAACGCAGCGCTTCCCCGAAGCAGTCGCCTGCTACGAGCGTGCACTGGAGCTGAAGCCCGACTATGCCGAGGCGTACAACAATCTCGGCCTGGTGCAGCGGCAGTTGCGCGCCTTGCCCGAAGCGATCGCCAGCTTCGAGCGCGCGATCGCGCTCAACCCTGGCGGTGCCGAGGCCTACAACAACATCGGCCTCGCCCTGCAGCAGCTGAACCGGCCGGCCGACGCCATTCCCTTCTACCAGCATGCGTTGTCGCTGAACCCGGCCTACCCCGATCCGCTGCAGAACATCGCTTCGGCGCTGGCTGACGTGAAGGACTACTTAGCTTCGGCCAAGGCCTTCGAACTGGCCCTGGCGCGCGATCCCGGCAACGTCGTCGCCCGCGCGCAGATGGCCTTCGTCAAGATGCAGATCTGCGACTTCTCGGCCGAACGCGTCCTGCCCTCGTTCGAGGAACTGGCCGAGCGCGCGCCGGCGCTGCTGCCGCCCTGGATGATGCTCGCTTTCGGCGACGATCCCGCATGGCACCTGCGCTGCTCGCAGACCTGGGCCCGGGCCTCGCATCACGCGCAGCCTACGCCCGCGCCGATGAAGGCCGAGCCGAACGAGCGCATCCGCGTCGGCTATTTCTCGGCCGACTTCCAGAGCCACGCCACCCTCCATCTCATGGCGGGGCTGCTGCGCGAGCATGACCGCGAGCGGTTCGAGATCGTCGCCTATTCCTATGGCGCGTTCGGCAACGACGTCACGCGCAGCCAGCTGATCGACGACGTCGAGCACTTCATCGACATCCAACACCTGTCCGATGCCGAGGTGCTGGACCTCGTGCGCGAGCATGAGCTCGACATCGCGGTCGACCTCAAGGGCTATACCGAGCAGTCGCGCTCGCACCTCTTCGCGCACCGCCTCGCGCCGGTCCAGATCAACTATATTGGCTATCCGGGCTCAATGGGCTGCCCGTCGATGGACTACCTGATCGCCGACCGGCAGGTGATCCCCGAAGAATCGCGGCGCTTCTACAGCGAGAACCTGATCACCCTCCCCGGCTGCTACCAGCCGAACGATGACCGGCGCGCGATCGCCGAGACCGGCGCAAGCCGCGCCGACTTCGGCCTGCCGCAGGACGGCTTTGTGTTCTGCGCCTTCCACCAGAGCTACAAGATGGGCCGCGACGAGTTCGACATCTGGATGCGTCTGCTCGGCCAGGTGGCGGGCAGCGTGCTCTGGCTGCTGCGGTCGAACGACTGGGTCGAGGCGAACCTGCGCCGCGAAGCCGAGGCGCGCGGCATCGACCCCGATCGCCTGGTCTTCGCCGACAAGGTACCGCAGGACCAGCACCTCGCGCGCCTGCGCCTCGCCGACCTGTTCCTCGATACGTTCAACGTCAACGCCCACACTACGGCCAGCGACGCGCTCTGGGCTGGACTGCCCTTCGTCACCAAGGCCGGCCGCCAGTTCGCTGCGCGCGTCGGCGCGAGCGTGCTCCAGGCGATAGGCCTGCCGGAACTGATTACCGAGAGCGAGGCCGAGTACGAAGCGCTGGTGCTGGAACTGGCCACGCAGCCG